The Myxocyprinus asiaticus isolate MX2 ecotype Aquarium Trade chromosome 4, UBuf_Myxa_2, whole genome shotgun sequence nucleotide sequence aaatacttGTCatagtcattaaaataatgtcacaatgccaaaaaaaTTAATGGACCTGAATAGACTtcaatttatttttgcaaaatatgCTGCATATGCAGTTAatctttcaaaatgtgaataCAGTGTCTACTGTCAATGATATTTCAAACAATACTGCATATACTAATATGACTGATAACATGTCCCAGTAGATTGATGTTACTCACTTTGGCTTTTTCTCCAGTGAAAGTCTCCAGTTCACACTCTTCACCCACAGTAAACGAGTACACGATCATTTTAGTTCCTGCCGTCACGGTGACATTAAAGTCATTTCCTTTCTGCTGTATGTCGGAGATGCTCTTGATTTCTTTACCTTTATCAATCTCATCATCTGGCAGCCCTGACACATTTTCACAAACAAGACAGTAAATGAAACAGATGTCAAGTGACTCATGTTTGGAAAACTGCAATAGATTATTTGCTTACGCACAACAGTTAAATGTTCAGATATTCTcatgtaatgtttgtttgttaCTTACCAATCGCCTTCATGAAAGTTTCAAAGTTCTCGTGTGACTCCAGCTGATATTTCCCACTGAAATCCATCACGAACTGAAGACACAAAAACACTGAACATTGATTGACATTTCCTAGATCTGATCTCAGCAGTTAATTCAAGATGACTGACATCAAAACAACACAAACTGGACTTGATAAACTGGATTTAAACTTGATCTTTGAGGACAGACTTACTGTTGATGTTTGTTCAGATCAGTTTCAGGACCCTCTTGTACAGTAAGTTGATCTGAACTCTCTGCTGGGTGGAATGGGCTGGTTTTAGTGTTTTTGTGCTCAGTCATGGTTTATTACATCAGATTTTACAGCTATCAATAGACAATAGGATTATTCAAAGGCAGATTAAGATTATAGCCATTAA carries:
- the fabp1a gene encoding fatty acid binding protein 1-A, liver, with the protein product MDFSGKYQLESHENFETFMKAIGLPDDEIDKGKEIKSISDIQQKGNDFNVTVTAGTKMIVYSFTVGEECELETFTGEKAKTVVHMDGNKLTVFLKGIESVTELHGDTISNTMTFNGIVYKRISKRIS